In Aspergillus nidulans FGSC A4 chromosome II, a single window of DNA contains:
- a CDS encoding uncharacterized protein (transcript_id=CADANIAT00004289) produces the protein MTDYRLPMHQIPSRKPVPSAHSGPQFQAYHHNAYQQQQYQPHQQAQQLFPHPSVASLAHSRNRTTSSNVLPYAGHPQHHHPQQPYTTGPSPQHSMTVPYNPLARRLSSATTSTTSTGNNGDVRRSTSSRSAGSQMSYVALLRRQKATVWCDRAQAEDPRLRQQKLVDKKRAYLEVHGAGAGRASTLGSGKGKHGNKVTELSPSALVGATVPVRLSANEVGDADDDARSDRDFPYRRTGSGRSSLGSGHRYPSGYQRNTASSGNTPPNEKTDLPGVSEDKAGEQKDTNIAKDDGATTNSRNSEQEDSFGTVGDMGAPNAATLAEQKAKKAADLRRRGSVDDRTTSMTNVRLFVANPDLSD, from the coding sequence ATGACAGATTATCGGCTGCCGATGCATCAAATACCTTCGCGGAAACCCGTTCCTTCTGCGCACTCCGGGCCTCAGTTTCAGGCCTATCATCATAATGCATACCAACAACAACAGTATCAGCCTCACCAACAGGCTCAACAACTCTTCCCCCATCCCTCTGTTGCTTCGCTTGCGCACAGCCGGAACCGAACGACCTCCTCGAACGTTTTGCCGTATGCAGGGCATCCACAGCATCACCACCCACAACAGCCGTATACTACCGGCCCATCCCCACAACACAGTATGACCGTTCCGTATAACCCCTTGGCAAGGCGCTTGTCAAGTGCAACCACCTCGACCACATCCACAGGTAACAATGGGGATGTACGGCGGAGCACGTCATCCCGATCCGCTGGATCTCAGATGAGCTATGTGGCTTTGTTGCGCCGGCAAAAGGCAACAGTCTGGTGTGACCGTGCACAGGCGGAAGATCCCCGATTGCGACAACAGAAGCTAGTAGATAAGAAGCGAGCATACCTCGAAGTTCACGGTGCAGGCGCCGGACGTGCAAGTACTCTCGGAAGCGGAAAGGGCAAGCATGGCAATAAAGTTACGGAGCTCTCTCCTTCTGCGCTTGTTGGCGCTACCGTCCCGGTTCGACTCAGTGCCAACGAGGTGGGCGATGCCGACGACGATGCCCGCAGCGATAGGGATTTTCCGTATCGTCGGACAGGGAGCGGCCGGAGCTCTCTCGGCAGCGGCCATCGTTATCCTAGCGGCTATCAACGAAACACAGCGAGCAGCGGTAACACGCCACCGAACGAAAAGACGGATCTTCCAGGAGTTTCTGAGgacaaagctggagagcAAAAGGATACCAACATTGCCAAGGACGATGGTGCCACAACCAACAGTCGCAACAGTGAGCAGGAAGATAGTTTCGGTACCGTTGGGGATATGGGTGCACCGAATGCTGCTACTCTGGCCGAGCAAAAGGCCAAAAAAGCAGCCGATCTTCGGCGCCGAGGCAGTGTGGACGATAGGACAACCTCAATGACCAACGTGCGACTCTTTGTCGCCAACCCAGATCTGAGCGATTAG
- a CDS encoding putative chromatin assembly factor 1 subunit A (transcript_id=CADANIAT00004288), translating to MQVSVPDASSGSPSTPIPVPVLPPASASSVPPFSSTQPQTTVSKHLSSGQKRSAHELDAPNTSTPVIQVSATQGTSPIPVYTDNKENGTDISGLKDGPSTVNTASLAAPAHPNTGEGNTSIPINNMGQAQSQADAPSAAKKRKLSPAEREAKQQEKEAKERQKLEEKARKDEERAKKEEEKRKREAEKEEERKKREEKRKARDEERAAREEEKRRKDEEKLKKERAQMKLNSFFVKPKVSSEQSSSGTVEGSPKKPSGDGVPARLSDRTRELSDYEREFPDFFLHPNTTLAPPHRFERDATALAHLREKLDSLLRSGSVEQLTFRPSEVFKLMPYKRRRGYQIMSVRDILLQMQNLNDLPETSEAARRLQESLKQVRMKSLKFGEDVRPPYQGTYTKRLSKEAATKLMRNPFSRALPEVNYDYDSEAEWEDAEEGEELDSEEEEEGSEDGDEDMDGFLDDEDDHLANSKRRLLVGDLEPVCTGIKWQDEGSDPELEAYKLEIILPSVTFPIDPFCSSYWYKPPKASEPGLTNVNGLGPRPIWNHHTVNPVTRDPASMAVPSGKKVPINPKRAFPPDQLGEFKAVVEGSDLTKTGLIEVLKKRFPKVSKNVLKDTLDSVATRVGQKEADKKWVCK from the exons ATGCAAGTCTCCGTCCCGGATGCCAGTTCGGGGTCACCGTCCACGCCAATTCCAGTACCAGTATTACCCCCAGCTTCTGCCTCAAGCGTACCGCCGTTCTCATCGACCCAACCGCAAACCACCGTGTCCAAGCACCTGTCCTCCGGACAAAAGCGATCCGCTCACGAACTTGACGCGCCCAATACCTCGACTCCTGTGATTCAGGTTTCCGCGACCCAAGGCACAAGCCCAATCCCGGTTTACACCGATAACAAAGAGAACGGTACTGATATTTCGGGCTTGAAGGATGGACCAAGTACTGTGAATACTGCCTCACTGGCAGCCCCTGCGCATCCTAATACTGGGGAAGGAAACACATCCATCCCTATTAACAACATGGGGCAGGCTCAATCCCAGGCGGATGCGCCGTCCGCTGCTAAAAAGAGGAAGTTGTCGCCCGCCGAGCGGGAAGCtaagcagcaggagaaggaagcaaaAGAGCGTCAGAAGTTAGAGGAAAAGGCgaggaaggatgaagagagagctaagaaagaggaggagaagcgtaAGCgagaggcggagaaggaagaggagcgaaagaagagagaggagaagaggaaggccaGGGACGAGGAGAGAGCTGCtagggaggaagaaaagcgAAggaaagacgaagaaaaactaaagaaggaaagg GCGCAAATGAAGCTGAATTCGTTCTTCGTCAAACCAAAGGTTTCTAGTGAGCAGTCTTCTTCAGGAACTGTCGAAGGCTCACCAAAAAAGCCTTCAGGTGACGGCGTACCTGCTCGTTTGTCTGATAGAACTCGTGAACTCTCTGACTACGAGCGGGAGTTTCCAGATTTCTTTCTGCATCCAAATACGACTCTTGCGCCTCCGCACAGATTCGAGAGAGATGCCACAGCACTGGCTCATCTACGAGAGAAACTTGACTCACTCTTAAGGAGCGGGTCCGTTGAACAACTGACTTTCCGACCGTCTGAGGTGTTCAAGCTAATGCCGTATAAAAGGAGACGCGGCTATCAAATAATGTCAGTCAGGGATATCTTGCTTCAAATGCAGAACTTGAATGATCTACCAGAAACCTCGGAAGCCGCTCGTAGGCTCCAGGAATCATTAAAACAAGTGCGGATGAAATCATTAAAATTTGGGGAAGATGTAAGACCACCATACCAGGGAACTTACACGAAGCGGCTTTCCAAGGAGGCGGCTACCAAGTTGATGCGAAACCCATTTAGCCGCGCGCTACCTGAGGTCAATTATGACTACGACTCTGAAGCAGAATGGGAggatgcagaagaaggagaagagttAGActcggaggaagaagaggagggtagtgaagatggcgatgaagatatgGATGGGTTTctcgacgatgaggatgatcaCCTGGCAAACAGTAAACGACGTCTGCTTGTGGGTGATCTTGAACCAGTTTGCACGGGCATAAAATGGCAGGACGAGGGGTCTGATCCAGAGTTAGAGGCCTACAAACTCGAGATCATTCTACCCTCTGTTACATTTCCAATCGACCCGTTCTGTTCGTCGTACTGGTACAAGCCTCCCAAGGCTTCAGAACCCGGGCTGACCAACGTCAACGGTTTGGGACCACGTCCAATCTGGAATCATCACACGGTGAACCCGGTAACACGGGACCCGGCATCCATGGCCGTGCCGAGTGGGAAGAAGGTGCCTATCAACCCTAAACGGGCTTTTCCGCCAGACCAACTCGGAGAATtcaaggctgttgttgaaggaaGTGATCTGACGAAGACTGGCTTGATCGAAGTCCTGAAGAAACG ATTCCCGAAGGTGTCCAAAAACGTCCTCAAGGACACTTTAGACTCTGTCGCAACGCGGGTTGGACAAAAGGAAGCCGACAAGAAATGGGTCTGCAAGTAG
- a CDS encoding uncharacterized protein (transcript_id=CADANIAT00004287) — MFDAQSNGLSSPLAFMSNLLPAALKTNRPCEPAPPGANATASMSHVQLSPRSSSSHITGESGDSDRSSWRYISTPISSEDETASSRKPVPMSVGERPKVSFEELAGRYRRNQHKQARRRKLEQRLHATKVSIGVSARLLRLGAAVQRGLVDRLKHDDKANFIALYHTMVDLQEPCSLVAQRYLCQPDDSEDWPSSREPAFDRSPDFFCQLSPQSQADLLDILQSVRTDPQFVFEKLCSLTHMQLSALISSSVSSWEVGGDSFPASSRSRIPSLSSKTVPASGIPFKDRVLAFERTDPLSTLLFNVYAASLDSDGPEAQLRLDMWSSVCAKLIADGANRSYALVDHILTLWATGSDWKAKPKFELYLMDILQTGAFLLEHIEPPPGYDMDPIDPLRTEVAEEYFASTVDALLELLDDSDAGLPRSILQLGKAIMQKLDRQDCRDRFLDFLFGQWFFPKFLYGALTYPEGHDLLLDFYIKKDARDKLLGQVGYQAYMQALAVLRPMHQYPMARPTVRQHFENMLNHVTRDGTSKATRISPGTPAAFPDQPAPSTAFLMLSNADVLTLLNALFPTAPSPAYTSQSPSSGLSLSPLGSQPDKHGVFTFEPGFYRGSVPFSPRSAFSTKNSLPTDVHFFSTQENNISSKADRIRFELSDLGEHDPRTHLEPPTAEEWTLFTVSRNDRRLAWGLFPDSQTNASESFPADDGSPSNLGTEDNFEALQTAIVKLILEHPADDRVESQLPRRSPQAHALSLKERFNSAMAYCHQKSDFIGAHYWWNAARLLRRSIANSSTQPVDDSWILGPMHSACVHSLQTSSSVIERCEADFVAIDCHTRRLQSTVKDMMKTMARLRNKMWYMTDVRNSRRYEEAKHVALALKTMPYAHRYAQNDARSRNGARSFGGTLIQKPELQIMNVMKAPSSQAGPTKLADEQVELIRKWLAHNNIDNFCKGEERIHRFCYEVGTSINRLVGETMAETPVLWASELFHKERTKYEGSSNRGFFSLTSSLRSFSGAGDDSVHPASSFASTVLRPQETSRQEPPRLNLKPSFQSLDSDRWRSQAAGTDTSSILGDRAPSTTTGDSCSTFWSTPPPHAHYPPSASSLYSRPPSMLSDTAVQPPRRSDRKSNGKTVFLNDIRKTLTSLLLSDLGSPVWSCGTETDAWFSNVLDQKRIQTQMRKRTRIQRFYAECDERPARPSTPRVPSSRRSRSLDPFIRETRDHSSTETADVKSTSMEGNAPFSYRTVFRRLLDVFSRHGNPFVKLDALRDLRSLVIASITTANDDQVSSPSATGSPYRRRMSVIHRKRNARSSFSEPRSCRPPEKDPLLTPTSPPAESIIFDSRPSDYSLPTEKQIVEALREIILDMKPKTLFRDLQFISAFVPIDTLNKTDSGTAFLQFGLAALSLKDEVCHSMVEIADEIVSQELTRRHPAHILDVHSRVGDPMKDAANMWIITAKEGHPVAQRELAILYLTHPELVPRVTFPLTLLRDTFKAEMMYRRDKDSKSDPHTMCLALHWMQLSANGGDELARNRLREREEFESIA, encoded by the exons ATGTTCGATGCCCAATCCAATGGTCTTTCATCCCCCTTGGCTTTTATGAGCA ACCTGCTCCCCGCCGCTCTTAAAACGAACCGGCCATGTGAACCTGCACCTCCTGGCGCTAACGCGACTGCCAGCATGTCTCATGTGCAGCTATCCCCGCGCTCGAGTTCGAGTCACATCACAGGTGAGTCTGGAGACTCGGACCGCTCGAGTTGGCGGTACATTTCAACACCCATTTCTTCCGAGGATGAAACAGCATCTAGCCGGAAACCCGTTCCCATGTCGGTAGGAGAGCGCCCTAAGGTTTCCTTCGAGGAGTTGGCTGGTCGTTACCGCCGCAACCAGCACAAGCAGGCGCGCAGGAGAAAGTTGGAACAGCGCCTCCATGCTACCAAGGTGTCAATAGGTGTCTCAGCGCGCCTGCTCCGTCTTGGTGCTGCCGTGCAACGAGGATTGGTTGATAGACTCAAGCACGACGACAAGGCCAATTTCATCGCTCTCTACCACACAATGGTTGATCTTCAGGAACCTTGTTCTCTGGTGGCCCAACGCTACCTTTGCCAGCCCGACGATTCGGAGGATTGGCCAAGCTCTCGCGAGCCTGCCTTTGACCGCTCTCCGGATTTCTTCTGTCAACTGAGCCCCCAGTCGCAGGCCGACCTTCTTGATATTTTGCAATCTGTCCGGACGGATCCTCAGTTTGTGTTTGAGAAACTTTGCAGCTTGACTCATATGCAGCTGTCTGCTctgatatcttcttctgtttcctcttGGGAAGTTGGCGGTGATTCGTTTCCAGCTTCGTCCCGTTCCAGGATTCCAAGTCTGAGTTCGAAAACTGTCCCTGCATCTGGCATTCCATTCAAGGACCGTGTTTTGGCGTTTGAGCGAACGGATCCCCTCTCTACCTTGCTGTTCAATGTCTATGCAGCTTCCCTGGACTCGGACGGCCCGGAGGCACAGCTACGTTTGGATATGTGGTCCTCGGTCTGCGCGAAGCTCATTGCCGATGGTGCTAACAGATCGTACGCTCTGGTCGACCATATCCTGACGCTGTGGGCCACTGGTAGTGACTGGAAAGCGAAGCCCAAGTTTGAGCTTTATCTGATGGACATCCTCCAGACTGGTGCATTCCTCCTGGAGCATATAGAGCCCCCGCCCGGCTATGATATGGACCCAATAGACCCATTAAGGACTGAGGTTGCAGAGGAATATTTCGCTTCCACCGTGGACGCACTGCTCGAACTTTTAGATGATTCGGATGCCGGTTTACCCCGGTCAATTTTACAACTGGGAAAGGCCATTATGCAAAAGTTAGACCGCCAGGACTGTCGTGACCGCTTTTTGGATTTCTTATTTGGACAGTGGTTCTTTCCCAAGTTCCTCTATGGAGCTCTAACCTATCCCGAG GGCCACGACCTTTTACTTGACTTTTATATCAAGAAAGATGCAAGAGACAAGCTGCTGGGTCAAGTCGGTTACCAAGCTTACATGCAGGCCCTTGCGGTCCTCCGCCCGAT GCATCAATACCCCATGGCCCGTCCTACGGTCAGGCAACATTTTGAGAACATGCTTAACCATGTTACTCGTGACGGTACTAGCAAGGCCACCAGAATTTCCCCCGGGACACCTGCGGCATTCCCTGACCAGCCAGCTCCCTCTACGGCTTTTTTGATGCTTTCTAATGCAGACGTTCTTACTTTGTTGAATGCTCTCTTTCCCACTGCCCCTTCCCCGGCTTACACCTCCCAGTCGCCCTCCTCAGGACTTTCATTATCGCCTCTTGGATCACAACCGGACAAGCATGGCGTATTTACGTTTGAACCGGGGTTTTATCGCGGATCTGTACCCTTCTCCCCTAGGTCAGCTTTCTCCACGAAGAATTCTCTCCCCACGGATGTGCATTTCTTCTCAACACAGGAGAACAATATCAGCTCAAAGGCTGACAGAATTCGGTTCGAATTGTCTGACCTAGGTGAGCATGATCCGCGCACTCATCTGGAGCCCCCTACAGCCGAGGAATGGACACTCTTCACCGTCTCGCGAAATGATAGGCGCCTAGCCTGGGGCCTGTTTCCAGATAGTCAAACCAACGCTTCGGAGAGCTTTCCTGCCGATGATGGCAGCCCGTCCAACTTAGGGACAGAAGACAATTTTGAAGCGCTGCAGACAGCAATTGTGAAACTCATTCTAGAACATCCCGCGGATGACCGTGTTGAGTCACAGTTGCCCCGGCGCTCCCCACAGGCACATGCTCTGTCACTCAAGGAGCGATTCAATAGCGCCATGGCATACTGCCATCAGAAATCTGATTTTATTGGAGCCCATTACTGGTGGAATGCTGCTCGGTTGCTACGCCGGAGTATCGCTAACTCTTCCACCCAACCCGTTGATGACTCCTGGATCCTGGGACCAATGCACTCCGCTTGCGTCCACTCTCTCCAAACATCTAGCTCTGTCATCGAGCGCTGCGAAGCTGATTTTGTCGCCATCGACTGCCATACTCGACGGCTTCAGAGCACGGTCAAGGATATGATGAAAACTATGGCGAGACTTCGAAACAAGATGTGGTATATGACTGACGTGAGAAACTCTAGACGCtatgaagaagccaagcaTGTTGCTCTCGCGCTAAAGACCATGCCCTACGCTCACAGATATGCTCAGAACGATGCTCGATCTCGTAATGGCGCTAGATCATTCGGTGGAACATTAATACAAAAACCCGAATTACAAATCATGAACGTCATGAAAGCTCCCAGTAGCCAAGCAGGCCCGACCAAGCTTGCAGATGAACAAGTTGAATTAATTCGAAAATGGTTGGCTCATAACAATATCGACAACTTCTGCAAAGGTGAAGAAAGAATTCATCGCTTCTGCTATGAGGTCGGGACAAGTATCAACCGTCTGGTCGGAGAAACCATGGCAGAGACACCAGTGCTATGGGCCAGTGAACTGTTCCACAAAGAACGAACCAAGTATGAAGGATCCAGTAACCGAGGTTTTTTTAGCCTTACATCCAGCCTGCGGTCATTTAGCGGGGCCGGTGATGATTCTGTCCACCCTGCGTCCTCATTTGCAAGCACTGTCCTTCGCCCGCAAGAAACGTCAAGACAGGAGCCCCCTCGGCTAAACCTCAAGCCTTCTTTCCAGAGCCTTGATTCCGATCGATGGAGGTCACAAGCGGCTGGCACAGACACGTCGTCCATCCTTGGTGACAGAGCGCCATCCACAACTACCGGGGACTCATGCAGCACCTTCTGGTCAACCCCGCCTCCGCATGCTCATTACCCCCCAAGCGCGTCGAGTCTCTATTCTCGCCCTCCGTCTATGCTTAGCGATACTGCTGTACAGCCACCTCGACGTTCTGATCGGAAATCAAATGGCAAGACTGTGTTCCTAAATGACATAAGGAAAACCTTGACAAGCTTACTTCTAAGCGACCTTGGTTCACCAGTATGGAGTTGTGGAACCGAAACAGACGCTTGGTTTAGCAATGTACTCGATCAGAAGAGAATCCAAACTCAGATGAGGAAAAGAACTCGCATTCAACGTTTCTATGCTGAGTGTGATGAGCGACCGGCCCGTCCGTCGACTCCTCGAGTTCCGTCCTCCCGAAGAAGCAGATCTCTTGACCCTTTTATTCGGGAGACTAGAGATCATTCTTCTACAGAGACTGCAGATGTCAAATCTACTAGTATGGAGGGAAATGCTCCGTTTTCATATAGGACTGTCTTTCGTCGCCTTCTCGACGTCTTCTCCCGTCACGGGAATCCGTTTGTCAAGCTTGACGCGCTTCGAGACCTTCGAAGCTTGGTTATTGCGTCGATCACCACCGCCAACGATGATCAGGTTTCGTCTCCCTCTGCAACTGGTTCGCCTTATAGAAGACGCATGTCAGTAATCCACAGGAAGCGCAATGCGCGAAGCAGTTTCTCCGAGCCTCGTTCTTGCCGCCCACCTGAAAAGGACCCCTTGCTCACGCCTACTTCTCCTCCTGCCGAGTCTATTATCTTTGATTCGCGGCCATCTGACTATTCATTACCTACCGAGAAGCAGATCGTTGAAGCACTCCGAGAAATCATCCTCGACATGAAGCCGAAGACTCTGTTCCGCGATCTTCAATTTATCTCGGCGTTTGTCCCTATCGACACTTTAAACAAAACGGACAGCGGTACTGCCTTCCTGCAATTTGGACTCGCCGCACTAAGCTTGAAGGATGAGGTTTGCCATAGTATGGTGGAAATTGCGGATGAGATTGTTTCCCAAGAACTAACCCGTCGTCACCCTGCACACATATTGGATGTGCATTCTCGCGTAGGTGATCCAATGAAGGATGCTGCCAACATGTGGATCATCACAGCAAAGGAAGGCCACCCAGTCGCTCAACGAGAGCTAGCAATTCTTTACCTGACCCACCCCGAACTCGTCCCCCGAGTCACTTTCCCCCTCACTCTTTTAAGAGATACCTTCAAGGCGGAGATGATGTACCGCCGAGACAAGGACTCCAAATCGGACCCCCACACCATGTGCCTAGCACTGCACTGGATGCAGCTCTCGGCCAACGGGGGAGACGAGCTCGCGCGGAACCGGCTTCGTGAACGCGAGGAGTTCGAGTCTATTGCTTAA